A single genomic interval of Peromyscus leucopus breed LL Stock chromosome 7, UCI_PerLeu_2.1, whole genome shotgun sequence harbors:
- the B3gat1 gene encoding galactosylgalactosylxylosylprotein 3-beta-glucuronosyltransferase 1 isoform X2, whose product MPKRRDILAIVLIVLPWTLLITVWHQSSLAPLLAVHKDEGSDPRREAPPGADPREYCMSDRDIVEVVRTEYVYTRPPPWSDTLPTIHVVTPTYSRPVQKAELTRMANTLLHVPNLHWLVVEDAPRRTPLTARLLRDTGLNYTHLHVETPRNYKLRGDARDPRIPRGTMQRNLALRWLRETFPRNSTQPGVVYFADDDNTYSLELFEEMRSTRRVSVWPVAFVGGLRYEAPRVNGAGKVVGWKTVFDPHRPFAIDMAGFAVNLRLILQRSQAYFKLRGVKGGYQESSLLRELVTLNDLEPKAANCTKILVWHTRTEKPVLVNEGKKGFTDPSVEI is encoded by the exons ATGCCGAAGAGACGGGACATCCTTGCGATTGTCCTCATCGTGCTTCCCTGGACTCTGCTCATCACCGTCTGGCACCAGAGCAGCCTCGCGCCTCTGCTTGCTGTGCACAAGG ATGAGGGCAGTGACCCCCGGCGTGAGGCACCACCCGGTGCAGACCCTAGGGAGTATTGCATGTCCGACCGAGACATCGTGGAGGTGGTGCGCACAGAGTACGTGTACACGAGGCCGCCACCGTGGTCCGACACGCTGCCCACCATCCACGTGGTGACGCCCACCTACAGTAGACCGGTGCAGAAGGCAGAGCTGACGCGAATGGCCAACACACTGCTGCACGTGCCCAACCTGCACTGGCTGGTGGTGGAGGACGCTCCACGCAGGACACCCCTGACAGCGCGGCTGCTGCGCGACACTGGCCTCAACTACACACACCTGCACGTGGAGACACCCCGCAACTACAAGCTGCGAGGTGATGCCCGAGACCCTCGCATCCCACGGGGCACCATGCAGCGCAACCTGGCCCTGCGCTGGCTGCGGGAGACCTTCCCACGGAACTCCACTCAGCCAGGCGTAGTGTACTTCGCCGATGATGATAACACCTACAGCCTGGAGCTCTTTGAAGAG ATGCGCAGCACAAGGAGGGTGTCCGTGTGGCCTGTGGCCTTCGTTGGTGGCCTTCGGTATGAGGCCCCAAGGGTGAACGGGGCAGGGAAGGTGGTTGGCTGGAAGACAGTGTTCGACCCCCACCGGCCATTTGCAATAGACATGGCTGGATTTGCCGTCAACCTGCGGCTCATCTTACAGCGAAGCCAGGCCTACTTCAAGCTCCGTGGTGTGAAGGGAGGCTACCAGGAAAGCAGCCTCCTTCGAGAACTTGTCACCCTCAATGACCTGGAGCCCAAGGCAGCAAACTGCACCAAG ATCCTGGTCTGGCATACACGGACTGAGAAGCCAGTGCTGGTGAATGAGGGGAAGAAGGGCTTCACTGACCCCTCGGTGGAGATCTGA
- the B3gat1 gene encoding galactosylgalactosylxylosylprotein 3-beta-glucuronosyltransferase 1 isoform X1, giving the protein MGNEELWVQPALEMPKRRDILAIVLIVLPWTLLITVWHQSSLAPLLAVHKDEGSDPRREAPPGADPREYCMSDRDIVEVVRTEYVYTRPPPWSDTLPTIHVVTPTYSRPVQKAELTRMANTLLHVPNLHWLVVEDAPRRTPLTARLLRDTGLNYTHLHVETPRNYKLRGDARDPRIPRGTMQRNLALRWLRETFPRNSTQPGVVYFADDDNTYSLELFEEMRSTRRVSVWPVAFVGGLRYEAPRVNGAGKVVGWKTVFDPHRPFAIDMAGFAVNLRLILQRSQAYFKLRGVKGGYQESSLLRELVTLNDLEPKAANCTKILVWHTRTEKPVLVNEGKKGFTDPSVEI; this is encoded by the exons ATGG GTAATGAGGAGCTGTGGGTGCAGCCAGCCTTGGAGATGCCGAAGAGACGGGACATCCTTGCGATTGTCCTCATCGTGCTTCCCTGGACTCTGCTCATCACCGTCTGGCACCAGAGCAGCCTCGCGCCTCTGCTTGCTGTGCACAAGG ATGAGGGCAGTGACCCCCGGCGTGAGGCACCACCCGGTGCAGACCCTAGGGAGTATTGCATGTCCGACCGAGACATCGTGGAGGTGGTGCGCACAGAGTACGTGTACACGAGGCCGCCACCGTGGTCCGACACGCTGCCCACCATCCACGTGGTGACGCCCACCTACAGTAGACCGGTGCAGAAGGCAGAGCTGACGCGAATGGCCAACACACTGCTGCACGTGCCCAACCTGCACTGGCTGGTGGTGGAGGACGCTCCACGCAGGACACCCCTGACAGCGCGGCTGCTGCGCGACACTGGCCTCAACTACACACACCTGCACGTGGAGACACCCCGCAACTACAAGCTGCGAGGTGATGCCCGAGACCCTCGCATCCCACGGGGCACCATGCAGCGCAACCTGGCCCTGCGCTGGCTGCGGGAGACCTTCCCACGGAACTCCACTCAGCCAGGCGTAGTGTACTTCGCCGATGATGATAACACCTACAGCCTGGAGCTCTTTGAAGAG ATGCGCAGCACAAGGAGGGTGTCCGTGTGGCCTGTGGCCTTCGTTGGTGGCCTTCGGTATGAGGCCCCAAGGGTGAACGGGGCAGGGAAGGTGGTTGGCTGGAAGACAGTGTTCGACCCCCACCGGCCATTTGCAATAGACATGGCTGGATTTGCCGTCAACCTGCGGCTCATCTTACAGCGAAGCCAGGCCTACTTCAAGCTCCGTGGTGTGAAGGGAGGCTACCAGGAAAGCAGCCTCCTTCGAGAACTTGTCACCCTCAATGACCTGGAGCCCAAGGCAGCAAACTGCACCAAG ATCCTGGTCTGGCATACACGGACTGAGAAGCCAGTGCTGGTGAATGAGGGGAAGAAGGGCTTCACTGACCCCTCGGTGGAGATCTGA